CCTCTTGTGATTTGCTATTTTTGGCTTAACAACTGACGCACCAATCAACCAACTTGTTGCTTGCCTTTGGGAATACACTTTGTCCTTCAATGGACACATATGTTCGTCATGAAAAGATCTCACTCTGAACATTTCAGAGTTCGCTATACTTGAAGCTCTGAATTTCCAACGACAATTTGTTGAACAGCATACCAGAGTGTAACTACACAAACCAATACAAGAAAAGAACAGTCAGATTGAAGTCTCAAACACATACAACATCCTAAATACATTGTCTATATATACTGAAATGGTTAGATAATGGAATTAAATAATTCAAGCAGTtcgtatttcactgtatttaatTAAATCCAACTGAAATGTAATGGCAATACAACAATTTACGTCACTGTATTTCAATGCATTTCTTagtatatttcagtatatttcatatatatttcatagtatatttcaatgtatttcataTTTTTAGGTGACTAACATACCTTACGGCATTCGACCTCTCTGTCCTGAAATTGAATCTTTTGCGAATTGCATAATTCGCCATAACATTCTTCAGAGTGTCCTTATCTTTCTAGATTTGATCAACAAAAACATCCTTATGTTCCTTGTTTGAAATTATCAAGTCATCGTTGTTTTGAAATAAAACAACAACCTTAGCACAATCTGACGCATCCAAATCATTTGAATCAACTACGTCCATAGCATACATATAATCATTAAATTCAAGTTGAAACATATTGTCTCCAACTGCAGATTCGCCGGACACAAAATTCTCAAGATCATTATCAGTTATGCTAACGCACAACGGATATGCTTCAAATCCTCTGTTTTCTCTCTTAAGCTCAACATACACCCTTACTCCCATATTGTTGCGTATTTCAATTGGCATGTTGTCTCCTTCAACATCATATTTTATTGATATCGTTTTCCTGATAATATCAAGACCTAACTGAATTGCTATAGTTTCAACCAAATCACCGTATGAACAATAATCTTTGAAGACAACTGCGTCTAGTTTGTAATCAACAAAGCAATTCTGTTCATTCCAAAAACCGGAGTGTCTGATCACTGTTGTTATGCTTGACATGTTTCGTTTTGATAATTCAACAAAACTAGAAGAACAGTGACtgcattggaaaaaaaaatcatcgTTCCAATCACagaaaattgaataaaaaaaaatcacacaaatcattgaaaatttgaaacataCCTTTTGTAGAATCTGAAATACAAATCTGATCTTCACTAAAATTCCATATATACACTCGTTCTTATCTTATTGAGTGTATTTCAACTTGATTTTGAAGAATTCGAATGTAGAAAACAGAGCTCAATGAGATTCTTCTGTAGTTGGATCTTTTTAGATCTTCAGtatttttttgaattcaaaaagttttgattgtgataaaggTGGAGAGAGATACGTAATCTGTTATGGAAGAACATTCATTACGCGTGATTAATGGGCAGATTTTAACTGAATccctgaatttaaaaaaaaaaaatcttttccatAAATACGGCCTAATTTTACTCAGCAGTGTCGGACGTTCcgtgtatttcactatatttcaaaaaaatgaaATACACGCGTTTCAACTAAAAAATCAGCTACGCTTAGTAAATAACAATTTTATAGCTATTTCTTGTTACAAGCtactaaaaggtagctatttatgtaagttttactataattaataCTTCGTATACTTATTGGAGAAAGTTAGTGACTGGTTTTGGGACATTGAAGCGGTCCAATCTTCCCAAGGACGGGATCAAGACCAGGCCCACCAGACTTCAGACTTGAAGAAATTAAACCATTTTCCTTCAAATGGTCggctctttaatttttgtccttcaaaattgaacttataTTTAGCGGAACATAAGTGGAGATATTATGATGCaataatataaatttatacctagAGAAAAAATTGTCTGCCGGACAAAAAATTAAagagggtcatttgcactttatcctgttttgttttgttctttaatTCTGCCCCTGTtttgcactggtctttaattttttaccttcaaaatcgaacttatggcTTAAGTTACGCAACATAATATCTACAAGTGCAACCGAGCCCTTAATGAATTTATGCTTTGCTAGGCATAACGCCGATTTTGAAGGAAAGATATTAATGACCAGCCCAatcgaaggccaaaaattaaagacgagtCCACAAAATAGGAACAGAAGTGGAAATGACCCTTCAGTCTTCAACGTTGAGGACTGGCCCGTAAAAAAGTGGGCTTAAGTAAAATGGGCCTCAAACAGGCTTAGCCCAACTTCCAACCAGCACAGAGGAAAAAGAGGAAGATTGCATTGCATTGTTGCGGCAGAAGAAGTTGGGAAATTGTGAATCAGTAGGCTAATAAGTAATGGAGTTTTATGCTGAGGAAGGAAAGAATTTGAGCTCAGATAACTCCACTATAGTTCTGGTTTGTTTCTAGGGTTTTGCTCTCAAGTTATCTACTGactcttcttctttttaatttcttttcgaTTCGATTTTTTGCACTGTAGCCGGCCCTATCCGTAGGGAATGTAGGGCAACTAGCAGTGGATCTTCTAGTAGCTTCGTTGAGAGCTGAAAGAATTGGTTACCTGGACGATCCAAATGTTGTTCCTTGCGTTGGTAATGATGCCTATTGCCCTTCCCCACCCGGTGAACTCGCTCTTCCTCTTGAAGGTATCAATTAACActtaatttgttttattttatactcCCTCCCTCCCTCCCATATTAGTTGTCACATTTCCAATCATAAATACAGAGTGTATATTTACCACTTTACCCTTATCTCTCTCCATTAGATTGCACGCTAATTAATACTATTGATTATTTTCAACAACACTTAAATGAAGGGTCTAACGGGATAAACATAGCTAATTTCATCTTTACAAGATGTTAATGGATTGCCCCGTGATACTTTGGAACTTTATAAAATGGAAAGACTGAAATAGCAAGGAGGATAATTGTTGAGATTCAAGAATGGCAAATGACTGTTTCTAATTTTGGTTGTTGGCAGTATACGAATCATCTCCTGATGCATTGGCTCTTGTTCAACAGAGGTCTCCTATTGTTAAGGTAAGCATTCCTTTTTTCAACGTGTATTAATGTTGCTTGACTAGGTTGTATACGATGACGTTGTAACATCTTTTTATACCATTATTACCATCGGTGTTTAAGAGAGCTAACTGTTAATGGTAAGTGTGAAATAGTTAGTCAGAAAGATAGTATGCAAACTACTATCCTGCATAAACTGATAAAACAAATGGActttgggcctaactcaaccctaaAAGCTAGCTCACGGGGGGAGGATTTCCCAAGACCATATAGGGAGACCAAATTCCCTAATGCCCACCGATGTGGGACTCAACATAAGCTACACTTAAGGTGAAAATTCTTCACATTGACAGTCTATATAACTTAAACCCAACTTTTTATTGCAGTGTATCAGATTAAGCTTTTTGCTTGTATGTGGCTGTTTAATTCTAACAGCTTACCCAACAGGGTATGATGGTTGAATTTGCTAGGAACTTGGCAAATTTTGCTGCTGCAAATGGGAAGAAACATGTTATTGTGCTCTCTAGCTTGGAGTTTGGGCGTTGGCAGCACATTGATATGTCAAGGTATCAACATATGAGCTTCCTCTTTCAACATACTTTTCTGTTTCCTTATGTGTTTCAATGATAAAACTCTATGATTCCACTTCCCACTTATCCCATGAATTGCAGAAATGTTCCTGAAAATATGGACTTAATAAGTAAAGACTACTAAATAAGACGCTTCTTTGCTAGAAATATTACTGCAAGATTGTGTGGATGTGAAGAGTTCTTCTATTTGTCAAGACAAACATTACTAAACTGTCGCCTTTTGAAACTATTAAGTTTACTGTTACTTACTAAACCGACTTGCGTAGAGTTCTTTTATTGAACATATTACTTGATTCTATGGTGAAATTGATCTTATGGAGATTCTCTCCCAGTGGATCGCAGATTCATTACCTTTCTAGTTCCAACTCAGATGGAACAGACAATCACTGTGAAAAACTGGGCTGGAAGAGATTGCCAGAGTATAATCCTGCACAGAGAATGTGGAAGCATTTAGATGATTTAGCCAAAAATACTGCCTCGGAGGTAGAGGAATTGCCTTTTGAAGAGCTGGGAGATGAGGATTACTATGCCAGTTTGCCTTATGCTGCGTTGTTCTCTTGTTTTAAGGTTGTAATATGTTTCCTTTCACTTGTTCACCATGGATAACTTGATGCATGCATACTTTTCACAGAAAAGGATTTTAGGTGTCATAGGTGACTGTCATTTAATATAGAATTCTAATATATTTTCTTTATAGTTGTTTTTAAATTGTCTTTGCTTATGTTTGTAGACCCTGCTGTCTTTTCTTGCTCCTTAGAACGTTCCGCATGAGCTTGAATTTCTAAATAACAAGATTTCGGTTTCTGGGTTTGTTTCGGAATTGTGCTCTTTCGGGGGTGTGTTAAATGCTGCCGAAGCGACATGTATTATAGCATGATTAAAGTATTAATTTGTTAAGTCTGATAAAGTTATATATGATTTTTCTTTTTGCATATTTTTGATGTGTCATCTGAGTATGGTGTGCTTTTCAGTTTTAGTCTAAAATTCTCGTAAAACTGCTTCTCCAGCTAATGTTAGAACAGGTTGTAATTTCATGAGGCAGTGTATCAGCAAACGTGTCCCActttaaaattaattattaaaagatCCTTGTTTGAGGATGGATTTCTCTTTCTTCACATACTGCATGAAGAAATAATTTCAAATAATTCTGGAGATATGTTTAAGTTGATGAGAGCAACAGAAAACTACTGTTTTGTTCAGTTTGTAATTTTTGATATCAGTATCTCAAAACTATGCATAATATGTCTATGAACTTACATATTCCCTGTAATTTTTATGTCAAGTATACATTTCTACCCTGATTGAGTTTGTGTATTAATCTATTGGTCTAGGCCAAAGGTTTGAAGGTCACTTGTCTACTGTGTTATTGCTCCGAGGGAGACAACATTCCTGATGCTTTCCATTTAGCTGATGCTGTATCAAAAGCTCTGGGGCTCAGACCTAATAGTTCTCAAGGTGAGCGGTTGTTTCCTGGTATAGACCATCAGCTTTTTGATTGAACTTTCTTATACGATGTtcggattaaaaaaaaattcgtgCTATAGCCTTCTGCTCCTAAAAATTCCTAAATACAGTCAATTAAGTCTATCCTGACAGCTAGTGCTTTAGCTGCTGAATATTGACCGCCTATAGGCCGTATCCGGATCTCGCTGACAAAACTAAGTGTTGTCTAGTGTCTGCTTGATAAATTTACGTAGGTTGGATAGCATGAGAGGTGACTGAGTTAATGAACTTAATTGGGTTCTCTTTAATTGTTATTATTTGCTGTTTGCGCGGGAATACATTCATGCATTTGCCTATGGTTATAATTATTTCGAAATGCATAAATATGGATTGTTCGTGGATGAAGAGCTAGTGGGTGTAAATACAGTGCTGCATTTGAAAGATATTTATATTTGGAAATGATAAAGAATTGgaccttgggcctaactcaaccccaaaagctagctcctAAAGGGAGGATTGCCAAAGACCATATAAGGAGTCCATGTACCCATTAACCCACCGATGTGGGACTCCAACAGAAAATCTATTTGCGCGACGggattttttttctaaaaaatggGAACTCTTAAGTTTTTCAAGTGCCATTTCATTTTGTTTGTTAGTTCAGTTATTCTTTTTTCCTTATTTCTTTCTAATATTTGGGGTAGCTGGCTGGCCAACTCGTCTGAAACTTGGGGAAGCAACTCTGTAGGTTTTAAACATCCAAATTCTTtaatttatttgatttaaaggtagATTAACTCTTGGAAATAAACTTAAAATATGAAAGCAAGCTAACACCTGTAAATTGACCCATGAACGTGAACTTAGAAAGAGTGAGTATTGTGTTTGTAGCTTTTACAAGATTGATGCAAAACTCAGATATTTTTTTTAGGATTGTTGTACATATTTTTTTATGTCAATGACAAagtagagaaaagaaaagaaaaagttatGTGGGGCGGGTCTATGTCCTACTGGTTAAAGTTTTTTTGGcgtaaaccccccccccccccccccctccaaccCCGCATTTCCCACCCCTATCTGTACTATTTTGGAACCTAATTTTCTGAGGCACTAAATGAGCTCTTTTACTGGAGTTGTTCAGATAATGAAGTTGAAAGCTGGACTGTGCCGTTCTCGTGGAAGAGTGTGTATGGTCCTCCACCAGATATGTCTCTTTTCTAGGCTACTTTGGAGCAGTTTTAAGTCTGCTGTTATATCCTTTGTGGCCTTTTGGCTATGATCACGTAAAAGTTATGTCTGCGGTTCACTTCGGGTTGTACAAGTTTAATTTGTAGTTTGAAAGTGTTCGCCATCACAATTTTAACTGAATTGAGTAGATAAGTAATTTGAACTCAGAATTATCATTTGCAACGCAGTTAAATCAGAAGATTGTTGAAATATTAAGTATTGTAAAATTTCTCGTTGAAGTTGAAACAGAGTATTTATAGTTGAAGTTGAAAGAGTATTTAGATGTTAAAAGTTGAGCTTTGAAAATGTAATTGGGAAAAAAGTGTTTGTGAAAGTTGAAGAATTTCAGTAGAAAACATTATTTCATTTGAAATTCGCCTCTATGAATAAATTTTAGTAATTGAAATACTGAAATAACATTTGATGCAAATGGCTGTTTTGTAACGGAAAGgcgatttgaaaaaaaaaaaaaaaaaaaaggcgatTTCAGTATGTTATTTGAAATGGCCGTTTTGTAACGGGCTATTTGATTTTCAATATTTTATCAGTATTCCACATACTGAAGTTTAGTAGACCAAAACATTATTTGCAAATGATGAAATACATTATTTATGGCAAACTATTGAAGCATGCCATTAGGCCGTTACTTGGTGCTGACAGATGAGGTTCAGATCTCCATAACTCAAAAGTCTCAAACTAAGATGGAAATGAAAAGCAATAGACAGTACTTCCTATTACTTTCACTGtatcataataagtgtcaccttaataAAAAATACACAtgttaagaaatcaataatgtaATGTGAAGTTTATTAAATTACGCTTACAtagtaaaaataaattactttttgctcttgattagagcatgcataaGTTGTAAATCTTTGACAATGGGAATCCAACAAtatcaagttactatgtggctttttcaGTCATTATTTAAATGTTACCTTAAGTTGTCATTTTTTATCTAAGGATAGAGTTGAAAAACCTAGCCAATTTATGTCTTAGTTTCCTAAGGTGACATTTATTATGGGATAATGTTtcttggctaaggtgacacttattatgggacggagggagtaatt
The sequence above is a segment of the Lycium barbarum isolate Lr01 chromosome 6, ASM1917538v2, whole genome shotgun sequence genome. Coding sequences within it:
- the LOC132599118 gene encoding uncharacterized protein LOC132599118 — encoded protein: MEFYAEEGKNLSSDNSTIVLPALSVGNVGQLAVDLLVASLRAERIGYLDDPNVVPCVGNDAYCPSPPGELALPLEVYESSPDALALVQQRSPIVKGMMVEFARNLANFAAANGKKHVIVLSSLEFGRWQHIDMSSGSQIHYLSSSNSDGTDNHCEKLGWKRLPEYNPAQRMWKHLDDLAKNTASEVEELPFEELGDEDYYASLPYAALFSCFKAKGLKVTCLLCYCSEGDNIPDAFHLADAVSKALGLRPNSSQDNEVESWTVPFSWKSVYGPPPDMSLF